A single Pseudomonas sp. HN11 DNA region contains:
- the pfkB gene encoding 1-phosphofructokinase, which yields MARILTLTLNPALDLTVRLARLEPGEVNRSETLLTHAAGKGVNVAQVLADLGHFVSVGGFLGAANPQAFDVLIASREFGDAFIRVPGETRSNIKIAEQDGRVTDINAPGPLVSEEAQKELLKLIAIVGPEFDAVVVAGSLPLGVSPEWFQSMLEKIKGLGLKVALDTSGEALRAGLKAGPWMVKPNSEELADALGHSPDAISQLHQQGVEHVVVSDGAAGVTWYSPGASMHATPPKVAVASTVGAGDSLLAGMLHGLLSGDTPEQTLRRATAIAAMAVTQIGFGISDHAQLARLESGVQVRALTEQ from the coding sequence ATGGCAAGGATTCTGACCCTGACGCTGAACCCGGCGTTGGACCTGACGGTACGCCTGGCGCGCCTGGAGCCGGGTGAAGTCAACCGCAGTGAAACCCTGCTGACCCATGCGGCCGGCAAGGGTGTGAATGTGGCGCAGGTATTGGCCGATCTGGGCCATTTTGTGAGCGTGGGTGGTTTTCTCGGTGCGGCAAACCCGCAGGCGTTCGACGTGCTGATCGCCAGCCGTGAGTTTGGCGACGCGTTTATTCGCGTGCCGGGCGAGACACGCAGCAACATCAAGATTGCCGAGCAGGATGGCCGGGTCACCGACATCAATGCGCCTGGGCCGCTGGTCAGTGAGGAGGCGCAAAAAGAGCTGCTCAAACTCATCGCCATCGTCGGTCCTGAATTCGATGCGGTGGTAGTGGCGGGCAGCTTGCCGCTGGGTGTCAGCCCTGAGTGGTTCCAGAGCATGCTGGAAAAAATCAAGGGCCTGGGTTTGAAAGTCGCCTTGGACACCAGCGGCGAAGCGCTGCGCGCCGGTCTGAAGGCAGGGCCGTGGATGGTCAAACCCAATTCCGAAGAGCTGGCCGATGCCCTGGGCCATTCTCCGGATGCAATCAGCCAGCTTCACCAGCAAGGCGTTGAACATGTGGTGGTTTCCGACGGCGCCGCGGGCGTGACCTGGTACAGCCCAGGCGCGTCGATGCACGCCACGCCGCCCAAGGTCGCGGTTGCCAGCACCGTGGGCGCGGGCGACTCGTTGCTGGCCGGGATGCTGCACGGTCTGCTCAGTGGCGATACACCGGAGCAGACTCTGCGCCGGGCTACGGCGATTGCCGCGATGGCAGTGACGCAGATCGGCTTCGGTATCAGCGATCACGCGCAGTTGGCGCGTCTCGAAAGCGGCGTTCAAGTGCGCGCGCTGACAGAACAATAA
- a CDS encoding PTS fructose-like transporter subunit IIB, translated as MKLAIVTACPNGMVTSVLCARLLDAAAQRQGWSTSVEVVDVQRPERQLSQATIDDAEWVLLVSSTPVEMQRFVGKRVFQSTPAQALADVDAVLRRGAEEAQVYVATQQATKNAPRIVAITACPTGVAHTFMAAEALQQTAKRLGYDLQVETQGSVGARTPLSPQAIADADVVLLAADIEVATERFAGKKIYRCGTGIALKQSEATLNKALTEGAVENAASGAVAKKEKTGIYKHLLTGVSFMLPMVVAGGLLIALSFVFGIHAFEQEGTLAAALKTVGDRAFMLMVPLLAGYIAYSIADRPGIAPGMIGGLLAGTLGAGFIGGILAGFLAGYCVKFISRAVQLPQSLEALKPILIIPLLASLFTGLAMIYLVGPPVARLLTGLTDFLSTMGTTNAVLLGILLGGMMCVDLGGPINKAAYAFSVGLLAASSGAPMAATMAAGMVPPIGMGIATFLARRKFAQTEREAGKAAMILGLCFISEGAIPFAAKDPLRVIPASIAGGALTGALSMYFGCKLAAPHGGLFVLVIPNAMNHALLYLLAIVAGSLLTGMVYALIKRPEAVELAVAPT; from the coding sequence ATGAAGTTAGCCATTGTTACCGCCTGCCCGAACGGTATGGTCACCAGTGTGCTGTGCGCCCGCTTGTTGGACGCCGCCGCGCAACGTCAAGGCTGGAGCACCAGCGTGGAAGTGGTGGATGTGCAGCGCCCGGAGCGCCAGTTGTCCCAGGCCACGATCGACGACGCCGAATGGGTGTTGTTGGTCAGCAGTACCCCGGTTGAAATGCAGCGGTTTGTCGGTAAGCGCGTGTTCCAGAGCACGCCGGCCCAGGCGCTGGCGGATGTCGACGCCGTATTGCGTCGCGGCGCCGAAGAGGCGCAGGTGTATGTTGCTACGCAGCAGGCTACCAAAAATGCGCCACGCATCGTTGCCATTACCGCATGCCCTACCGGCGTCGCCCACACGTTCATGGCTGCCGAAGCCTTGCAGCAGACGGCCAAGCGTTTGGGCTATGACTTGCAGGTCGAGACCCAAGGCTCGGTGGGTGCGCGTACACCGCTGAGCCCCCAAGCCATCGCCGATGCTGACGTGGTGTTGCTGGCTGCTGATATCGAGGTCGCCACCGAGCGCTTTGCCGGCAAGAAGATCTACCGTTGCGGCACCGGCATCGCCCTCAAGCAGTCCGAAGCCACGCTCAACAAGGCCCTGACCGAAGGTGCGGTAGAAAACGCGGCCAGCGGTGCAGTCGCCAAGAAAGAAAAAACCGGCATCTATAAGCATCTGCTGACCGGTGTGTCGTTCATGTTGCCGATGGTGGTGGCGGGCGGGTTGTTGATCGCTTTGTCGTTCGTGTTCGGCATTCACGCGTTTGAACAGGAAGGCACACTGGCCGCCGCATTAAAAACCGTGGGTGACCGCGCCTTCATGTTGATGGTGCCGTTGCTGGCGGGTTACATCGCCTACTCGATTGCCGACCGCCCCGGCATTGCCCCCGGCATGATTGGCGGTTTGTTGGCGGGCACTTTGGGCGCGGGTTTCATCGGCGGCATCCTCGCCGGTTTTCTCGCCGGCTACTGTGTCAAATTCATCTCCCGTGCGGTGCAATTGCCGCAGAGCCTGGAAGCACTCAAGCCGATTTTGATCATCCCGTTGCTGGCGAGCCTGTTTACCGGCCTGGCGATGATCTACCTGGTTGGCCCGCCGGTGGCGCGTCTGCTCACGGGCCTCACTGACTTTCTCAGCACCATGGGCACCACCAACGCGGTGCTGCTGGGCATTTTGTTGGGCGGCATGATGTGTGTCGATCTGGGTGGGCCGATCAATAAAGCGGCGTATGCGTTTTCCGTCGGATTGCTGGCGGCGTCCAGTGGTGCGCCCATGGCGGCGACCATGGCGGCGGGTATGGTGCCGCCGATTGGCATGGGCATCGCCACCTTCCTGGCCCGTCGCAAGTTCGCCCAGACCGAACGCGAGGCCGGCAAGGCAGCGATGATTCTCGGCCTGTGCTTTATCTCGGAGGGCGCGATTCCATTTGCTGCCAAGGACCCGTTGCGCGTAATCCCGGCCAGCATTGCCGGCGGCGCGCTGACCGGAGCACTGTCGATGTACTTTGGCTGCAAACTGGCTGCGCCCCATGGCGGCCTGTTTGTATTGGTGATTCCGAATGCGATGAACCACGCGCTGCTGTATTTGCTGGCAATCGTTGCCGGTAGCCTGTTGACGGGGATGGTGTACGCGTTGATCAAACGTCCGGAAGCTGTCGAACTGGCTGTCGCGCCAACCTGA